One genomic segment of Rhizorhabdus phycosphaerae includes these proteins:
- a CDS encoding TIGR01244 family sulfur transferase: MFRKIDDSISVAAQISVEDVEAAAAQGFRMVINNRPEQEEPGQPSGDEIREAARAAGLAYVAIPITHGGFSLNQVEAMRDALAKAGGPVLAYCRSGTRSTFVWALARGLEGDDAEALAAKAAAAGYDISPIKPLIGPR, translated from the coding sequence ATGTTCCGCAAGATCGACGACAGCATTTCGGTCGCAGCACAGATCAGCGTCGAGGACGTCGAGGCAGCGGCGGCACAGGGCTTCCGCATGGTGATCAACAATCGGCCCGAGCAGGAAGAACCCGGCCAGCCTTCGGGCGACGAAATCCGCGAAGCCGCCCGCGCCGCCGGGCTCGCCTATGTCGCGATCCCGATCACCCATGGCGGCTTTTCGCTGAACCAGGTCGAGGCGATGCGCGACGCGCTGGCCAAGGCCGGTGGTCCGGTGCTCGCCTATTGCCGCTCGGGCACGCGCTCGACCTTCGTCTGGGCCCTCGCCCGTGGGCTGGAAGGCGATGATGCCGAGGCGCTCGCTGCCAAGGCCGCTGCGGCGGGCTATGACATCTCGCCGATCAAGCCGCTGATCGGTCCGCGCTGA
- the recQ gene encoding DNA helicase RecQ, whose translation MPTPLEALQQTFGYAQFRGRQTDVIERVMAGLGTLAVMPTGAGKSLTYQIPALCRPGTGLVISPLIALMHDQVRSAEAAGIRAAALTSADDNRDETIDRLRSGSLDLLYVAPERVSSDSFRRLIAQIPLALIAIDEAHCVSEWGHDFRPDYRLLRGLLDARPDVPRLALTATADRHTRDDILAQLGIEPDGLILAGFDRPNIRYGITPRDGVSRQIAGFIDDNPGPGIVYAPTRDATERLAAQLSAAGRSARAYHAGLDPAIRAANQKAFVASEDMVMVATVAFGMGIDKPDVRFVAHAGLPKSIEAYYQETGRAGRDGEPAATQLFWGAEDFARARRRIETDVEESRRAGERQRLNAMAMLVEAPTCRRAILLGHFGEDPPERCGNCDNCLSPPTGIDATLVAQKLLSAAFRTEMRYGVTHLTDVLSGRETEKILMAGHNRLSVFGIADEGELKLIKPVARALLARDALRADEYGGLSFGPAARGILKGEDKVPLVLPPERSRKRRQRGAEDHPHDPLFEKLRELRRDLARAQGVPPYVVFNDATLREMAAFRPETLSGLGQISGVGAKKLETYGEDFLAVIRTHGD comes from the coding sequence ATGCCCACCCCCCTGGAAGCCCTGCAACAGACCTTCGGCTATGCGCAGTTCCGGGGCCGCCAGACCGATGTGATCGAACGGGTCATGGCCGGGCTGGGCACGCTGGCCGTGATGCCCACCGGCGCCGGCAAGTCGCTGACATACCAGATTCCCGCGCTATGCCGCCCGGGCACGGGCCTCGTCATCTCGCCGCTGATCGCCCTGATGCACGATCAGGTGCGATCGGCCGAAGCCGCCGGTATCCGCGCCGCCGCGCTCACCTCGGCCGATGACAATCGCGACGAGACGATCGACCGGCTGCGGTCGGGATCGCTCGACCTGCTCTATGTCGCACCCGAGCGCGTCTCTTCCGACAGCTTCCGCCGCCTGATCGCACAGATCCCGCTGGCGCTGATCGCGATCGACGAGGCGCATTGCGTGTCCGAATGGGGGCATGATTTCCGGCCCGATTACCGCCTGCTGCGCGGGCTGCTCGACGCGCGCCCGGACGTGCCCCGGCTGGCGCTGACCGCGACCGCCGACCGGCACACCCGCGACGACATATTGGCGCAACTCGGCATCGAACCCGATGGGCTGATCCTCGCCGGCTTCGACCGGCCCAATATCCGCTATGGAATCACCCCGCGCGATGGCGTGTCGCGGCAGATCGCCGGCTTCATCGACGACAATCCCGGCCCCGGCATCGTCTATGCCCCGACCCGCGACGCCACCGAACGGCTCGCCGCGCAGCTTTCGGCGGCGGGGCGATCGGCCCGCGCCTATCATGCCGGGCTCGACCCGGCGATCCGGGCCGCCAACCAGAAGGCATTCGTCGCGTCCGAGGATATGGTGATGGTCGCGACGGTCGCCTTCGGCATGGGAATCGACAAGCCCGATGTCCGCTTCGTCGCCCATGCCGGCCTGCCCAAGTCGATCGAGGCCTATTATCAGGAAACCGGCCGCGCCGGCCGCGATGGCGAACCCGCCGCTACCCAGCTGTTCTGGGGCGCCGAGGACTTCGCCCGGGCGCGGCGCCGGATCGAGACCGACGTCGAGGAGAGCCGTCGCGCGGGCGAGCGCCAGCGGCTCAACGCAATGGCGATGCTGGTCGAGGCGCCGACCTGCCGGCGCGCCATATTGCTCGGTCATTTCGGCGAGGACCCGCCCGAGCGCTGCGGCAATTGCGACAATTGCCTGTCGCCGCCGACCGGGATCGACGCCACGTTGGTCGCGCAGAAACTGCTCTCCGCCGCCTTCCGGACCGAGATGCGCTACGGCGTCACGCATCTCACCGACGTGCTCAGTGGACGCGAGACCGAGAAGATCCTGATGGCCGGGCACAACCGGCTGTCGGTGTTCGGCATAGCGGACGAAGGCGAGCTCAAGCTCATCAAACCGGTGGCCCGCGCCCTGCTGGCGCGCGATGCGCTGCGCGCCGACGAATATGGCGGCCTGTCCTTCGGCCCGGCCGCGCGGGGCATATTGAAGGGCGAAGACAAGGTGCCGCTCGTCCTGCCCCCCGAACGCAGCCGCAAGCGGCGCCAGCGTGGCGCCGAGGATCATCCGCACGATCCGCTGTTCGAGAAGCTGCGCGAGCTGCGCCGCGACCTTGCCCGGGCGCAGGGTGTGCCGCCCTATGTCGTGTTCAATGACGCGACGCTGCGCGAAATGGCGGCTTTCCGGCCAGAGACTCTGTCTGGCCTCGGGCAGATATCCGGCGTAGGGGCGAAGAAGCTTGAAACCTATGGCGAGGATTTCCTCGCCGTCATTCGCACGCACGGGGATTAG
- a CDS encoding BLUF domain-containing protein translates to MFLQLVYISTARPTLELSDVESILQTSRRRNGADGVTGLLIFDGKRFLQALEGPEAQVAKTYERIQADPRHRAVVQLNRAEVSERQFGQWAMASQLVGPVMGSGSMVEQVDQLTDAIEDPNIKATLRSFARVRGAA, encoded by the coding sequence ATGTTTCTGCAGTTGGTCTATATCAGCACGGCGCGGCCGACGCTCGAACTGTCGGATGTCGAATCCATCCTGCAGACGTCACGGCGGCGCAATGGCGCTGACGGCGTGACGGGGCTCCTGATCTTCGACGGCAAGCGGTTTCTGCAGGCGCTCGAAGGGCCCGAGGCGCAGGTCGCGAAGACCTATGAGCGGATCCAGGCCGACCCCCGGCATCGCGCGGTGGTGCAGCTGAATCGGGCAGAAGTGAGCGAGCGGCAGTTCGGCCAATGGGCGATGGCGAGCCAACTCGTCGGGCCGGTCATGGGCTCCGGCTCCATGGTCGAGCAGGTGGACCAGCTGACCGACGCGATCGAGGATCCGAATATCAAGGCGACCTTGCGAAGCTTTGCCCGCGTTCGTGGCGCAGCCTGA
- a CDS encoding ABCB family ABC transporter ATP-binding protein/permease yields MPPDHFSASTAVPEQGWATLKRFLPYLWPKDAPTLRARVVIAMLLVLAAKGAVLLMPFAYKAVIDRMAPGFEPGVTIALALVLAYAAARFGGVLFDNLRNAIFELVGQDAARRLSVEVFGQLHRLSLRYHLERRTGALTKIVERGTKSIDTMLYFLLFNIGPTIFELTAVCLIFFFKFGIELVVATLLAIAAYTVFTQKVTEWRAKMRREMVESDTRASARAVDSLLNYETVKYFSAERRETENYGRAVAAYARAATRNETSLAWLNVGQALITNLMMAGAMGYSVYGWSRGWFSPGDVVFVNTILMQLFRPLDLLGMVYREIRQGLIDMEAMFRLIDTPAEVVDKPGAPALVVRGGMVRFDDVHFAYDPERSILKGIDLTIPAGGTLAVVGPSGAGKSTLARILYRFYDITGGRVLIDDQDIAEVTQDSLRRSIGIVPQDTVLFNDTIGYNIGYGREGATQAEIEAAARGASIHDFILSLPLGYDTKVGERGLKLSGGEKQRVAIARTLLKNPPILILDEATSALDSRTEADIQSTLRNVEEGRTTIVIAHRLSTIVHADEIVVLEAGQIVERGTHAELMGRDGLYAEMWMRQASESEEREAA; encoded by the coding sequence ATGCCTCCTGACCATTTCTCCGCCTCCACCGCCGTTCCCGAACAGGGATGGGCGACGCTGAAACGCTTCCTGCCCTATCTCTGGCCGAAGGACGCCCCGACGCTCCGTGCGCGGGTCGTGATCGCAATGCTGCTCGTGCTGGCGGCGAAGGGCGCGGTCCTGCTGATGCCCTTCGCCTATAAGGCGGTGATCGACCGGATGGCGCCTGGCTTCGAACCTGGCGTGACGATCGCGCTGGCGCTTGTCCTTGCCTATGCGGCAGCCCGCTTCGGCGGCGTGCTGTTCGACAATCTGCGCAATGCGATCTTCGAACTGGTCGGCCAGGACGCGGCACGGCGGCTTTCGGTCGAAGTGTTCGGCCAGTTGCACCGCCTGTCGCTCCGCTACCATCTCGAACGCCGGACCGGTGCCCTCACCAAGATCGTCGAGCGTGGCACCAAGAGCATCGACACGATGCTCTACTTCCTGCTGTTCAACATCGGACCGACCATTTTCGAGCTGACCGCCGTCTGCCTGATCTTCTTCTTCAAATTCGGCATCGAGCTGGTCGTGGCCACGCTGCTCGCAATCGCCGCGTACACGGTCTTCACCCAGAAGGTGACCGAATGGCGTGCGAAGATGCGCCGCGAGATGGTCGAGTCCGATACGCGCGCTTCGGCGCGCGCGGTCGATTCGCTGCTCAACTATGAGACCGTCAAATATTTCAGCGCCGAGCGGCGCGAGACCGAAAATTACGGCCGGGCAGTGGCGGCCTATGCCCGCGCCGCCACGCGCAACGAAACCTCGCTGGCATGGCTCAATGTCGGCCAGGCCCTGATCACCAACCTGATGATGGCCGGCGCCATGGGCTACAGCGTCTATGGCTGGAGCCGGGGCTGGTTCTCGCCCGGCGACGTCGTATTCGTGAACACGATCCTCATGCAGCTGTTCCGCCCGCTCGACCTGCTGGGCATGGTCTATCGCGAGATCCGGCAGGGGCTGATCGATATGGAGGCCATGTTTCGGCTGATCGATACCCCGGCCGAGGTCGTGGACAAACCCGGCGCGCCTGCGCTGGTCGTACGGGGTGGCATGGTGCGGTTCGACGACGTCCATTTCGCCTATGATCCCGAGCGGTCGATCCTGAAAGGCATCGACCTGACCATCCCGGCGGGCGGGACTCTGGCGGTCGTCGGGCCGTCGGGAGCGGGCAAGTCCACCCTCGCGCGCATTCTCTATCGCTTCTACGACATCACGGGCGGCCGCGTCCTGATCGACGATCAGGACATTGCGGAGGTGACACAGGACTCTCTTCGGAGGTCGATCGGCATCGTCCCGCAGGACACCGTCCTGTTCAACGACACGATCGGCTATAATATCGGCTACGGTCGCGAGGGTGCGACACAGGCGGAGATCGAGGCGGCCGCGCGCGGCGCATCGATCCACGACTTCATCCTCTCGCTGCCGCTGGGCTATGACACCAAGGTCGGCGAACGCGGCCTGAAACTGTCGGGCGGCGAGAAGCAGCGCGTCGCCATCGCACGGACCCTGCTCAAAAATCCTCCCATCCTGATCCTCGACGAGGCAACCAGCGCGCTGGACAGCCGGACCGAAGCCGACATCCAGTCGACGCTGCGCAACGTCGAGGAGGGGCGCACGACGATCGTCATCGCCCATCGCCTGTCGACGATCGTCCATGCCGACGAGATCGTCGTGCTGGAGGCGGGCCAGATCGTCGAGCGCGGCACCCATGCCGAGCTGATGGGGCGCGACGGCCTCTATGCCGAGATGTGGATGCGCCAGGCGAGCGAGTCCGAGGAACGCGAGGCGGCCTGA